A section of the Rhizomicrobium sp. genome encodes:
- the glmM gene encoding phosphoglucosamine mutase: MSRKYFGTDGIRGRANSGSMTPAVAMRAGMAAGRIFTRGEHRHRVVIGKDTRLSGYMLENALTAGFTAVGMDVFLFGPLPTPAVSMLTRSLRADMGVMITASHNQYQDNGIKFFGPDGCKLSDEHEAAIESLMDNGLESGLATAPKLGRAKRIDDSQARYIEFAKRTFPTDLTLEGLRIVIDCANGAAYKVAPEVLWELGAEVVAIGVAPNGFNINSDCGSTSPEAMSAKVREMRANFGIALDGDADRVVMCDERGRIIDGDQVLALLATSWSAKGRLKGGGVVGTVMSNAGLERYLKGMNLNLARAPVGDRYVIEQMQKGGYNVGGEQSGHIVLNDIGPTGDGLIAALQVLAVLATDGKPASQAAHLYDALPQVLESVRYQKGSPLGNARVAECIKDGEARLNGTGRLLVRKSGTEPVIRVMAEGDDEALVRSVVNDIVSAIQEVAA; the protein is encoded by the coding sequence ATGAGCCGGAAGTACTTCGGCACCGACGGCATCCGTGGCCGCGCCAATTCAGGTTCCATGACGCCGGCCGTCGCGATGCGCGCCGGCATGGCGGCCGGCCGCATCTTCACGCGCGGCGAACATCGCCATCGCGTCGTGATCGGCAAGGACACCCGCCTGTCGGGCTATATGCTGGAGAACGCGCTGACCGCCGGTTTCACCGCGGTCGGCATGGACGTCTTCCTGTTCGGGCCCCTGCCGACGCCGGCCGTCTCCATGCTGACGCGCAGCCTGCGCGCCGACATGGGCGTGATGATCACCGCCTCGCACAACCAGTACCAGGACAACGGCATCAAGTTCTTCGGCCCGGACGGCTGCAAGCTGTCCGACGAGCACGAAGCGGCGATCGAATCGCTGATGGACAACGGACTCGAATCCGGCCTCGCCACCGCGCCCAAGCTCGGCCGCGCCAAGCGCATCGACGATTCCCAGGCGCGCTACATCGAATTCGCCAAGCGCACCTTCCCCACCGACCTCACTCTGGAGGGCCTGCGCATCGTGATCGATTGCGCCAACGGCGCCGCCTACAAGGTCGCGCCCGAGGTGCTGTGGGAACTCGGCGCCGAGGTGGTCGCCATCGGCGTTGCGCCCAACGGCTTCAACATCAATTCGGATTGCGGCTCGACCTCGCCGGAGGCCATGTCGGCCAAGGTGCGCGAGATGCGCGCCAATTTCGGCATCGCTCTGGACGGCGACGCCGACCGCGTCGTGATGTGCGACGAGCGCGGCCGCATCATCGACGGCGACCAGGTGCTCGCCCTGCTGGCGACATCCTGGTCGGCGAAGGGAAGGCTCAAGGGGGGCGGCGTGGTCGGCACGGTGATGTCGAATGCCGGGCTCGAGCGCTACCTGAAAGGCATGAATCTCAACCTGGCGCGCGCCCCGGTCGGCGACCGCTATGTGATCGAGCAGATGCAGAAGGGCGGCTACAATGTCGGCGGCGAGCAGTCCGGCCATATCGTGCTCAACGACATCGGGCCCACCGGCGACGGGCTGATAGCGGCCCTTCAGGTGCTGGCGGTGCTCGCGACGGACGGAAAGCCGGCGAGCCAGGCGGCGCATCTCTACGATGCGCTGCCCCAGGTGCTCGAAAGCGTGCGCTATCAGAAGGGCTCGCCGCTCGGCAATGCCCGCGTCGCCGAGTGCATCAAGGACGGCGAGGCGCGGCTCAACGGCACCGGGCGCCTGCTGGTGCGCAAGTCGGGCACCGAGCCGGTGATCCGCGTGATGGCCGAAGGCGACGACGAGGCGTTGGTTCGTTCGGTGGTGAACGACATCGTGAGCGCGATCCAGGAAGTCGCGGCTTGA
- the folP gene encoding dihydropteroate synthase has translation MTVILGILNITDDSFSDGGKYLDPEAAIAQGKALAAQGADVLDIGAASSNPNSRGVAPEVEIARLASVLPALAGVPLSIDTFSPPVQRWALAEGVAYLNDIEGFADPALYPDLAAARSKLIVMHSVQQRGPATRVHIPAGEIMDRVIRFFDTRLAVLEKAGVARERLILDPGMGFFLGSDPQASFTVLRQLPDLKARYGLPLLVSVSRKSFLRRITGKNAAEAGPASLAAELHAVRRGADFIRTHAPGQLKDALLLEKALDGG, from the coding sequence ATGACGGTCATCCTCGGCATCCTCAACATCACCGACGATTCCTTCTCGGACGGGGGCAAGTATCTCGATCCGGAGGCGGCGATTGCGCAAGGCAAGGCGCTGGCGGCGCAGGGCGCGGATGTACTCGATATCGGGGCGGCCTCTTCCAATCCCAATTCGCGCGGCGTCGCGCCGGAGGTCGAGATCGCGCGGCTGGCTTCGGTGCTGCCGGCACTCGCCGGCGTGCCGCTCTCCATCGACACGTTTTCGCCGCCGGTGCAGCGCTGGGCCCTGGCTGAGGGCGTCGCCTATCTCAACGACATCGAAGGCTTCGCCGATCCGGCGCTCTACCCCGATCTCGCGGCCGCGCGGTCGAAGCTCATCGTCATGCATTCGGTGCAGCAGCGCGGCCCGGCCACGCGCGTGCACATTCCCGCGGGCGAGATCATGGACCGCGTCATCCGCTTCTTCGACACGCGGCTCGCGGTGCTTGAAAAGGCCGGCGTCGCGCGCGAGCGGCTGATCCTCGATCCCGGCATGGGCTTCTTCCTGGGCTCCGACCCGCAAGCCTCCTTCACCGTCCTGCGGCAACTTCCCGATCTCAAGGCGCGCTACGGCCTTCCCCTTCTGGTCTCGGTCTCCCGGAAATCCTTCCTGCGCCGGATCACCGGCAAGAACGCCGCCGAGGCCGGACCGGCGAGCCTGGCGGCCGAGCTCCACGCCGTTCGCCGGGGGGCGGATTTCATCCGGACCCACGCGCCGGGGCAACTGAAGGACGCGCTTTTGCTGGAAAAAGCCCTGGACGGCGGCTAG
- a CDS encoding phage baseplate assembly protein V, with translation MRLTVPAAVAALIAAAPAQAADFALHRATVESSADPQRAFRLLVRIPDLDGLTEWASASVPFTADPRATASPPPGATVWVLFEGGDTARPVWIGWSPDGAAPSRFTPFGRRRP, from the coding sequence ATGCGTCTGACGGTTCCGGCGGCGGTCGCCGCTCTGATTGCCGCGGCGCCGGCACAGGCCGCCGATTTCGCGCTTCACCGCGCCACCGTCGAATCGTCGGCCGATCCGCAGCGCGCCTTTCGCCTGCTTGTGCGCATCCCCGATCTCGACGGCCTCACCGAATGGGCAAGCGCCAGCGTGCCCTTCACGGCCGATCCGCGGGCGACCGCATCGCCGCCGCCCGGCGCGACGGTGTGGGTCCTGTTCGAGGGCGGCGATACCGCGCGACCGGTGTGGATCGGCTGGAGTCCGGACGGCGCGGCGCCGTCGCGTTTCACGCCTTTCGGCCGCCGCAGGCCATGA
- the ftsH gene encoding ATP-dependent zinc metalloprotease FtsH: MNNLRNLALWIVVALLLVFLFNLFQGTAKQANSTAINYTKFRQEVLTNDVKSVTVSGDSIKGVFGNNQPFTTVVPASDTSIIPLMNQHNVDVTVSPPDDGFNLMAVLLNALPMLLLIAVWIFFMRQLQAGGGKAMGFGKSRAKMLTERTGRVTFEDVAGVDEAKDDLKEIVDFLKDPQKFQRLGGRIPKGVLLVGPPGTGKTLLARAIAGEANVPFFTISGSDFVEMFVGVGASRVRDMFEQAKKNAPCIVFIDEIDAVGRHRGAGLGGGNDEREQTLNQLLVEMDGFESTEGVILIAATNRPDVLDPALLRPGRFDRHVVVANPDLGGREKILRVHLRKVPLAPDVEPRTIARGTPGFSGADLANLVNEAALLAARRGKRVVTMAELEDAKDKVMMGAERRSMVMSEDEKKLTAYHEAGHAIVAIAVEGSDPIHKATIIPRGRALGMVMQLPERDRLSLTRQKMLADITIFFGGRIAEELIFGHEKVTTGASNDIEVATRMARAMVTRYGMSDALGPLAYAENQEEVFLGHSVSRTQNISESTAQKIDSEIRRIIDECYQRAYGILTKQLADLHTVAKGLLEYETLTGDEIVGLMKGVKPVRTPYEEPTPERGPGPSVPAAGRPRGGIGPIAPEPSPGR, encoded by the coding sequence TTGAACAATCTTCGCAATCTGGCGCTCTGGATCGTCGTCGCCCTGCTGCTGGTGTTCCTGTTCAACCTGTTCCAGGGAACCGCCAAGCAGGCCAACTCAACCGCCATCAACTACACGAAATTCCGCCAGGAAGTCCTCACCAATGACGTGAAGTCGGTCACCGTGTCCGGCGACAGCATCAAGGGCGTCTTCGGCAACAACCAGCCCTTCACCACCGTCGTTCCCGCCAGCGACACCTCGATCATTCCGCTGATGAACCAGCACAATGTCGACGTGACCGTGTCGCCGCCGGATGACGGGTTCAATCTGATGGCGGTGCTGCTCAACGCGCTGCCCATGCTGCTCCTGATCGCGGTGTGGATCTTCTTCATGCGCCAGCTCCAGGCCGGCGGCGGCAAAGCGATGGGCTTCGGAAAGTCCCGCGCCAAGATGCTGACCGAGCGGACGGGCCGCGTGACCTTCGAGGACGTCGCCGGCGTGGACGAGGCCAAGGACGACCTGAAAGAGATCGTCGACTTCCTCAAGGATCCGCAGAAATTCCAGCGCCTGGGCGGCCGCATCCCCAAGGGCGTGCTCCTGGTCGGCCCGCCGGGCACCGGCAAGACCTTGCTCGCCCGCGCCATCGCCGGCGAGGCGAATGTGCCGTTCTTCACGATCTCGGGTTCGGACTTCGTCGAGATGTTCGTCGGCGTCGGCGCGTCGCGCGTCCGCGACATGTTCGAGCAGGCGAAGAAGAACGCGCCCTGCATCGTGTTCATCGATGAAATCGACGCGGTCGGCCGCCATCGCGGCGCCGGCCTCGGCGGCGGAAACGACGAGCGCGAGCAGACGCTGAACCAGCTCCTGGTCGAGATGGACGGCTTCGAATCCACCGAAGGCGTGATCCTGATCGCCGCCACCAACCGTCCCGACGTGCTCGACCCGGCTCTGCTGCGTCCGGGCCGCTTCGACCGCCATGTCGTCGTCGCCAATCCCGACCTCGGCGGACGGGAAAAAATCCTGCGCGTCCACCTGCGCAAAGTCCCGCTGGCGCCCGATGTCGAGCCGCGCACCATCGCGCGCGGCACGCCGGGCTTCTCCGGCGCCGATCTCGCCAACCTCGTCAACGAGGCGGCCCTGCTTGCGGCACGCCGCGGCAAGCGTGTCGTGACCATGGCCGAGCTCGAAGACGCCAAGGACAAGGTCATGATGGGCGCCGAACGCCGCTCCATGGTCATGTCGGAGGACGAGAAGAAGCTCACCGCCTATCACGAGGCCGGCCACGCCATCGTCGCCATCGCGGTCGAAGGCTCCGATCCGATCCACAAGGCGACCATCATCCCGCGCGGCCGCGCGCTCGGCATGGTGATGCAATTGCCGGAACGCGACCGGCTGTCGCTGACGCGGCAGAAGATGCTGGCCGACATCACGATCTTCTTCGGCGGCCGCATCGCCGAGGAGCTGATCTTCGGCCATGAGAAGGTGACGACCGGCGCCTCCAACGACATCGAGGTCGCGACCCGCATGGCGCGCGCCATGGTCACGCGCTACGGCATGTCCGACGCGCTGGGCCCGCTCGCTTACGCGGAGAACCAGGAAGAGGTCTTCCTCGGCCATTCCGTGTCGCGGACGCAGAACATCTCCGAGTCGACGGCGCAGAAGATCGACAGCGAAATCCGCCGCATCATCGACGAATGCTATCAGCGCGCCTATGGCATCCTGACCAAGCAGCTCGCCGACCTGCACACGGTCGCCAAGGGCCTGCTGGAATACGAGACCCTGACGGGCGACGAGATCGTCGGCCTGATGAAGGGCGTCAAGCCGGTCCGCACGCCGTACGAAGAGCCGACGCCCGAGCGCGGTCCGGGACCGTCCGTCCCCGCCGCCGGCCGCCCGCGCGGCGGCATCGGGCCCATCGCGCCCGAGCCTTCGCCGGGACGCTGA
- the tilS gene encoding tRNA lysidine(34) synthetase TilS: MAELLAAGAPWPGAVAVSGGGDSIALMHLLAGWAKKKRRPPPIVVTVDHDLRADSGADARKVMRWAREAGLKPKTLRWTGPRPTADIEAKAREARYRLMGDWAKRNGIAALYVAHTRDDQAETFLLRLMRGSGIDGLAAMRAIAPFPLPGFRELGIVRPLLALERDAVRAHLTAKKLPWLDDPMNDEDRFARVRLRKLIPALEEAGLSRQRIAAAAAHLSRAREALDAVTAAVLARVVRPCEDGLDVDASGLAAAPREVGLRALAQLLMAVSGQAYRPRFERLERLFDRLRDGTLGGGATLHGCRVFFAPGRSGAFGAETVTIARETARSRGK, encoded by the coding sequence ATGGCGGAGCTTCTCGCCGCCGGCGCGCCCTGGCCGGGTGCCGTGGCCGTTTCGGGCGGCGGCGATTCGATTGCGCTGATGCATCTGCTCGCGGGCTGGGCGAAAAAAAAGCGCCGCCCGCCGCCCATCGTGGTCACGGTGGATCATGACCTCAGAGCGGACTCCGGTGCCGACGCCCGCAAGGTCATGCGCTGGGCGCGCGAAGCGGGCTTGAAGCCCAAGACGCTGCGCTGGACCGGGCCGCGCCCGACGGCGGATATCGAGGCGAAGGCGCGCGAGGCGCGCTATCGGCTGATGGGCGATTGGGCGAAGCGGAACGGCATCGCCGCGCTCTATGTCGCGCATACGCGCGACGACCAGGCCGAGACCTTCCTGCTGCGGCTGATGCGCGGCAGCGGCATCGACGGGCTGGCCGCGATGCGCGCCATCGCGCCCTTTCCCCTGCCGGGCTTTCGCGAACTCGGCATCGTTCGGCCGCTGCTCGCGCTGGAGCGCGATGCGGTCCGCGCCCATCTGACGGCGAAGAAGCTTCCCTGGCTCGACGATCCGATGAACGACGAAGACCGCTTCGCCCGCGTCCGCCTGCGCAAGCTCATTCCGGCACTGGAGGAGGCGGGGCTGTCGCGCCAGCGCATCGCGGCCGCGGCGGCGCATCTGTCGCGGGCCCGCGAGGCGCTCGATGCCGTCACCGCCGCGGTGCTGGCGCGCGTGGTCCGCCCATGCGAGGACGGCCTCGATGTCGATGCGTCCGGCCTGGCCGCGGCGCCGCGCGAAGTGGGCTTGCGCGCCCTGGCGCAACTCCTGATGGCCGTTTCGGGCCAAGCCTATCGCCCGCGGTTCGAGCGGCTGGAGCGCCTGTTCGACCGGCTCCGCGACGGCACGCTGGGCGGCGGCGCGACGCTGCATGGCTGCCGTGTGTTCTTTGCCCCCGGCCGCAGTGGGGCTTTTGGCGCGGAAACCGTGACGATCGCCAGGGAAACTGCCCGCTCCCGCGGCAAATGA
- the ybgF gene encoding tol-pal system protein YbgF, which yields MTGSRLGIVGASSVVALLLAITVGASNVAPPVPHYAAPAPSPAGYVRVADLFGESDEEKAARQQHEDGQDSQIRSLSDKVRDLEDSVRTLTGQNEELSHRVTELNDKIDRQQKDFEYRLCALAAQQLGTATGQGDPNAIPCPGSGPAAGPALSMAPGAPAPAMSAPMTVAPRGDSHLAPPPGVLGTLPAGSAAAAPGPGPGDDAARDQFSSAMNLLAKARYDDARAAFRAFADANPQSDLTPQAVYWVGDIAYVQKDYDNATRAFAEVIKKYPTSVRAPDSMLKLGQALIAAGQKKEGCTALAALPAKYPKASKSLLAQGSDARKAAACRAEA from the coding sequence ATGACCGGATCGAGACTGGGGATCGTCGGCGCGAGTTCCGTCGTCGCGCTGCTTCTGGCGATCACGGTGGGCGCCTCCAACGTCGCGCCGCCGGTTCCGCACTATGCCGCGCCCGCCCCTAGCCCGGCCGGCTATGTCCGCGTCGCCGACCTGTTCGGCGAAAGCGACGAGGAGAAGGCGGCGCGCCAGCAGCACGAGGACGGCCAGGACAGCCAGATCCGTTCGCTGAGCGACAAGGTGCGCGACCTGGAAGACAGCGTGCGCACCCTGACCGGACAGAACGAGGAATTGTCGCACCGCGTCACCGAGCTGAACGACAAGATCGACCGCCAGCAGAAGGATTTCGAATACCGCCTCTGCGCCCTGGCCGCGCAGCAGCTCGGCACCGCGACGGGCCAGGGCGATCCCAACGCCATTCCCTGCCCGGGCTCGGGTCCCGCGGCCGGTCCCGCCCTGAGCATGGCACCCGGCGCGCCGGCCCCGGCGATGTCCGCCCCGATGACCGTGGCGCCGCGCGGCGACAGCCACCTTGCGCCACCGCCGGGCGTGCTCGGAACCTTGCCGGCCGGCAGCGCGGCCGCGGCGCCGGGGCCCGGTCCGGGCGACGATGCGGCCCGCGATCAGTTCTCGTCGGCGATGAACCTCCTGGCGAAAGCGCGCTACGACGACGCGCGCGCCGCCTTCCGCGCCTTCGCCGACGCCAATCCGCAGAGCGATCTGACGCCGCAGGCCGTCTATTGGGTCGGCGACATCGCCTATGTGCAGAAGGACTACGACAATGCGACGCGCGCCTTCGCCGAGGTGATCAAGAAATATCCCACCTCGGTCCGCGCGCCCGATAGCATGCTCAAGCTCGGCCAGGCGCTGATCGCCGCCGGGCAGAAGAAGGAAGGTTGCACCGCCCTTGCCGCGCTCCCGGCCAAATACCCCAAGGCCAGCAAGAGCCTCCTCGCCCAAGGCTCCGACGCGCGCAAAGCCGCCGCCTGCCGCGCCGAGGCTTGA
- the pal gene encoding peptidoglycan-associated lipoprotein Pal: protein MTKISAGLAVLSVALLLAGCSTPKPTNDAPPPMASAPSNSAPTSTIVPGSAEDLRVNVGDTVHFAYNQYNIEDNDRATLQRQATWLQKYPSVRVTVEGDCDERGTREYNLALGARRANAVKEYLVSLGVSSSRVDTISYGKEHPICSESTEDCWAQNRRGVTSVTSGANS from the coding sequence ATGACGAAGATTTCCGCAGGTTTGGCCGTGCTGTCGGTTGCACTGTTGTTGGCCGGGTGCTCGACGCCGAAGCCCACGAATGACGCGCCGCCGCCGATGGCGAGCGCGCCGAGCAATTCAGCCCCGACCTCGACGATCGTTCCCGGCAGCGCCGAGGATCTGCGCGTCAATGTCGGCGACACGGTCCACTTCGCCTACAACCAGTACAATATCGAGGACAACGACAGGGCGACGCTGCAGCGCCAGGCGACCTGGCTGCAGAAATACCCCAGCGTGCGCGTCACGGTCGAAGGCGATTGCGACGAGCGCGGCACGCGCGAATACAATCTCGCGCTCGGCGCCCGGCGCGCCAATGCGGTGAAGGAATATCTGGTCAGCCTCGGCGTTTCGTCGTCGCGGGTCGACACGATCTCCTACGGCAAGGAACATCCGATCTGCTCGGAATCGACGGAAGATTGCTGGGCGCAGAACCGCCGCGGCGTGACGTCGGTGACCTCCGGCGCGAACTCGTAA
- the tolB gene encoding Tol-Pal system beta propeller repeat protein TolB — protein MTDSRLIRLAAALGLALTILAAPARAELHVTVDQANVQPMPIAIPDFAAPTAGDTVAGQNIAKVIRADLDRSGLFRQLDPKAFIEKITNINTAPQFASWRALSAQALVAGQVQSQPDGRLRVDFRLWDVYGESQMIGQQYFTTPDNWRRIAHIIADAIYQRITGEKGYFDTRVVFISESGPALARKKRLAVMDQDGANPIFLTRGDYLVLTPRFNPTAQMIAYMSYIGTKPRVYLFDLESGRQEMLGNFPNMTFSPRFSPDGNKVAMSLESGGNSDIYVMDLRTRAITRLTTDPGIDTSPSFSPDGTQIAFESDRGGSQQIYVMNADGSSPRRISFSSGRNGTPVWSPRGDLIAFTNQSGGFHVGVMKTDGSGARIITNGWEDEGPTWAPNGRVIMFGRTVQGGRGSQIWSIDVSGRNERRVPTPGDASDPAWSPLIQ, from the coding sequence ATGACCGACAGCCGCCTGATCCGACTGGCCGCAGCCTTGGGCCTCGCGCTGACGATTCTGGCCGCGCCCGCGCGCGCCGAACTGCATGTGACCGTCGACCAGGCGAACGTGCAGCCCATGCCGATCGCCATTCCCGATTTCGCGGCGCCGACCGCCGGCGACACGGTCGCGGGCCAGAACATCGCCAAGGTGATCCGCGCCGATCTCGACCGCTCGGGCCTGTTCCGTCAGCTGGACCCCAAGGCCTTCATCGAGAAGATCACCAACATCAACACCGCGCCGCAATTCGCGAGCTGGCGCGCGCTGAGCGCCCAGGCCCTCGTCGCCGGCCAGGTGCAGAGCCAGCCCGACGGCAGACTGCGCGTCGATTTCCGGCTGTGGGACGTCTATGGCGAAAGCCAGATGATCGGGCAGCAATATTTCACCACCCCCGACAATTGGCGCCGCATCGCGCACATCATCGCGGATGCGATCTACCAGCGCATCACCGGTGAAAAGGGCTATTTCGACACCCGCGTCGTGTTCATCTCCGAGTCCGGGCCGGCCCTCGCCCGCAAGAAGCGGCTGGCGGTGATGGACCAGGACGGCGCCAATCCGATCTTCCTCACCCGCGGCGACTATCTGGTGCTGACGCCGCGCTTCAATCCGACGGCGCAGATGATCGCGTATATGTCGTATATCGGCACCAAGCCGCGGGTCTATCTGTTCGATCTGGAGAGCGGCCGGCAGGAGATGCTCGGAAATTTCCCGAATATGACCTTTTCGCCACGCTTCTCGCCGGACGGCAACAAGGTCGCCATGTCGCTGGAATCCGGCGGCAATTCCGACATTTATGTGATGGATCTGCGAACTCGGGCGATAACGCGGTTAACGACCGATCCGGGCATCGACACCTCGCCGTCCTTTTCGCCGGACGGAACCCAGATTGCCTTCGAATCCGACCGCGGCGGCAGCCAACAGATTTATGTTATGAACGCCGACGGTTCGAGCCCGCGCCGCATCTCGTTCTCGTCGGGCCGTAACGGCACGCCGGTGTGGAGTCCGCGCGGCGACCTGATCGCATTTACCAATCAAAGCGGCGGATTCCATGTCGGCGTGATGAAAACCGACGGCTCGGGTGCGCGAATCATCACAAATGGCTGGGAGGATGAAGGTCCGACCTGGGCGCCGAACGGCCGTGTCATCATGTTCGGCCGCACGGTCCAGGGCGGGCGCGGCTCGCAAATCTGGTCGATCGACGTCTCGGGACGCAACGAAAGGCGCGTGCCGACGCCCGGCGACGCCTCCGATCCGGCCTGGTCGCCCTTGATCCAATAG
- the tolR gene encoding protein TolR, with protein sequence MAGALQSRSQGRRGARRRAMAEINVTPFVDVMLVLLIVFMVTAPLLTVGVPVDLPKTRAQTLGQDNEPLSVTVKRDGGIYLQNTPIAEEELVAKLTAIAANGYDQRIFVRGDKAVDYGRIMEVMGLLSAAGFTHIGLVTDVAKPNPQDH encoded by the coding sequence ATGGCGGGCGCGCTCCAGTCTCGCAGCCAGGGAAGGCGCGGCGCGCGGCGACGCGCGATGGCGGAGATCAACGTCACGCCCTTCGTCGACGTGATGCTGGTGCTGCTCATCGTCTTCATGGTGACGGCGCCGCTGCTCACCGTCGGCGTGCCGGTCGACCTGCCCAAGACCCGCGCCCAGACGCTCGGCCAGGACAACGAGCCGCTCTCGGTCACGGTCAAGCGCGACGGCGGCATCTATCTGCAGAACACGCCGATCGCGGAGGAGGAACTGGTCGCAAAGCTCACGGCCATCGCCGCCAACGGCTACGACCAGCGCATCTTCGTGCGCGGCGACAAGGCGGTCGACTACGGCCGCATCATGGAAGTTATGGGCCTTCTTTCCGCCGCAGGCTTCACCCACATTGGGCTGGTGACCGATGTCGCAAAGCCTAACCCTCAAGACCACTAG
- the tolQ gene encoding protein TolQ has translation MSFHRTIVAALAALTLMFAAPAFAQRAPDAAPTGAPAETHDLAAPTNVDIAPSGGTGFDTPGGLSVVSVFLRADPIVKTVMVILLIASLWSWTIIINKWLAFGTLKRRAAKFEKSFWSGQSLDELYQQFAPKADHPLAVTFVSALREWRRAFEGGAPREALVPGIRDRIEKAMSVTIMRETDGLERQLGFLATVGSTAPFIGLFGTVWGIMNSFTAIAAQHNTTLAVVAPGIAEALFATAMGLLAAIPAVIFYNRFINEIGRYSTRLDAFADEFSAILSRQLDEKARP, from the coding sequence ATGAGCTTTCACCGCACCATCGTCGCGGCGCTCGCGGCCCTTACGCTGATGTTCGCGGCGCCCGCTTTCGCGCAGCGTGCGCCGGACGCGGCGCCGACCGGCGCCCCGGCCGAAACGCACGATCTTGCCGCGCCGACCAATGTCGACATCGCGCCTTCGGGCGGCACCGGTTTCGATACCCCGGGCGGGCTGTCGGTGGTTTCGGTCTTCCTGCGCGCCGATCCCATCGTCAAGACGGTGATGGTGATCCTTCTGATCGCCTCGCTGTGGTCGTGGACGATCATCATCAACAAATGGCTCGCCTTCGGCACGCTGAAGCGCCGCGCCGCGAAGTTCGAGAAAAGCTTCTGGTCCGGCCAATCGCTCGACGAGCTCTACCAGCAATTCGCGCCCAAGGCCGATCATCCGCTGGCGGTGACTTTCGTCTCCGCGCTGCGCGAATGGCGCCGCGCCTTCGAGGGCGGCGCCCCGCGCGAGGCGCTGGTGCCCGGCATCCGCGACCGCATCGAGAAGGCGATGAGCGTCACCATCATGCGCGAGACCGACGGGCTGGAGCGCCAGCTCGGCTTCCTCGCCACGGTCGGCTCCACCGCGCCGTTCATCGGCCTGTTCGGCACGGTGTGGGGCATCATGAATTCCTTCACCGCGATCGCCGCGCAACACAATACGACGCTCGCCGTGGTGGCGCCCGGCATCGCCGAGGCGCTGTTCGCCACCGCCATGGGCCTTCTGGCCGCGATTCCGGCGGTCATCTTCTACAACCGCTTCATCAACGAGATCGGCCGCTATTCCACGCGGCTCGACGCCTTCGCCGACGAGTTCTCCGCCATCCTGTCGCGCCAGCTCGACGAGAAGGCGCGGCCCTGA
- a CDS encoding YbgC/FadM family acyl-CoA thioesterase has product MSDGPAGLGRFVGKTHILPLRVYYEDTDLSGVVYHANYLRFMERGRTEFFRLAGIALAALADEQPTAWTLRHASLEFHRPARLEDQIEVRSVCSGLTGARMRADQKIMCGDTLLVHGRVEACMMTLSGKPRRIPQTVREKLLPYLLETGV; this is encoded by the coding sequence ATGTCTGACGGGCCTGCCGGCCTGGGCCGCTTCGTGGGCAAGACCCACATCCTGCCGCTCCGGGTCTATTACGAGGACACCGACCTCTCCGGCGTCGTCTATCACGCCAATTACCTGCGCTTCATGGAGCGCGGCCGCACCGAATTCTTCCGCCTCGCCGGCATCGCACTGGCCGCCCTCGCAGACGAGCAGCCGACGGCCTGGACGCTGCGCCATGCCAGCCTGGAATTCCATCGTCCCGCGCGGCTCGAAGATCAGATCGAAGTGCGGAGCGTCTGTTCGGGCCTCACCGGCGCGCGCATGCGGGCGGATCAGAAGATCATGTGTGGCGATACGCTGCTGGTGCATGGAAGGGTCGAGGCCTGTATGATGACGCTGAGCGGAAAGCCGCGTCGCATTCCGCAAACCGTTCGCGAGAAACTGCTTCCTTACCTTTTGGAAACAGGCGTTTAA